One segment of Podarcis muralis chromosome 17, rPodMur119.hap1.1, whole genome shotgun sequence DNA contains the following:
- the SLC26A1 gene encoding sulfate anion transporter 1 produces the protein MEKEMETGGLENGSPFQLYMERKTPVKMRKTDMLKSQLRKNCSCSTKRVKRAATDFFPVLQWLPKYNCKEYVWGDVMSGLVIGIILVPQAIAYSLLAGLKPIYSLYTSFFANIIYFLMGTSRHVSVGIFSLLSLLVGQVVDRELLLAGFDLDDDSWEGPLNVTLHNVTLDVMSTECGKDCYAIGVATAVTLMAGIYQVLMGIFRLGFVSMYLSEPVLDGFATGASVTILTAQVKYLIGVKIPRAQGYGILITTWVNIFRNIAQANLCDVVTSAICIAVLVTAKELGDRYKHRLKVPLPTELVVIVAATLVSHYGRLNEVYASSVSGEIPTGFIPPQVPSLRLMQRVALDAFPLAIVGFAFTVSLSEMFAKKYAYTVRANQEMFAIGFCNIIPAFFHCFATSAALAKTLVKASTGCQTQVSSVVSAVVVLLVLLFFAPLFFNLQKCVLACIIIVSLRGALRKFRDVPQRYRLDRTDALVWCVTMLSSALISTELGLLVGAVFSILCVIGRTQRPRAALLGQIGSTVFYEDDGEYKNLLPVPRVKIFRFEAPLYYANKDFFLKCLHNRTGLDPAVEMAKRNKAKRKGQQSLERGFGQGDTTSRLVNKHSDFQAVVIDCSSIPFLDTAGVSALKDTLKDHRELQISILLACCNPSVIASLERGGYLGSASKDKHELLFHSVHSAVQFAREREVLMDDSVV, from the exons atggagaaggaaatggAGACGGGCGGACTGGAAAACGGAtctcccttccagctttacaTGGAAAGAAAGACTCCGGTCAAGATGAGGAAGACAGACATGCTGAAAAGCCAActgagaaaaaactgctcctgcaGCACAAAACGGGTGAAAAGGGCAGCCACGGACTTCTTCCCTGTGCTGCAATGGCTTCCCAAATACAACTGCAAAGAGTATGTTTGGGGGGACGTCATGTCTGGCCTGGTCATCGGGATCATTTTAGTCCCTCAAGCGATCGCCTACTCCCTGCTGGCAGGTCTGAAGCCCATTTATAGCCTTTACACCTCCTTCTTTGCCAACATCATCTACTTCCTCATGGGCACCTCGCGACACGTGTCCGTTGGCATCTTCAGCTTATTAAGCCTACTGGTCGGGCAGGTGGTGGACAGAGAACTGCTGCTGGCAGGATTCGACCTCGACGACGACTCTTGGGAAGGCCCCTTGAATGTTACGCTTCACAATGTCACCCTTGATGTGATGAGCACCGAATGTGGGAAAGACTGCTATGCCATTGGGGTAGCGACAGCGGTGACCTTGATGGCTGGCATCTATCAG GTACTGATGGGGATTTTCCGCTTAGGCTTCGTCTCGATGTACCTTTCCGAGCCCGTGCTAGACGGGTTCGCAACCGGCGCTTCCGTAACCATTTTAACAGCTCAAGTGAAGTATCTCATCGGGGTGAAAATCCCCCGTGCCCAGGGATACGGGATCTTGATAACCACCTGGGTCAACATCTTCCGCAACATCGCCCAGGCCAACCTCTGCGATGTGGTCACGAGCGCCATCTGCATCGCTGTGCTGGTGACCGCCAAGGAACTGGGGGACAGGTATAAGCACAGGCTCAAAGTCCCTCTTCCCACGGAGCTGGTGGTGATTGTGGCGGCAACCTTGGTTTCCCACTACGGGCGCCTGAACGAAGTCTACGCCTCCAGCGTGTCGGGCGAAATCCCCACCGGATTTATCCCTCCCCAGGTGCCCAGTTTGCGCCTCATGCAGAGAGTCGCCCTCGACGCCTTCCCTCTCGCCATCGTCGGCTTTGCCTTCACCGTTTCGCTCTCGGAAATGTTTGCCAAGAAGTACGCCTACACCGTCAGGGCCAACCAGGAAATGTTTGCCATCGGCTTCTGCAACATCATCCCGGCTTTCTTCCACTGCTTTGCCACCAGCGCGGCGCTGGCGAAAACCCTGGTCAAAGCATCGACCGGGTGCCAGACCCAGGTGTCCAGTGTCGTGAGCGCCGTGGTTGTGTTGCTGGTGCTGCTTTTCTTCGCGCCCCTCTTCTTCAACTTGCAGAAGTGCGTTCTGGCCTGCATCATCATCGTCAGCCTGAGAGGAGCCCTTCGGAAATTCAGGGACGTCCCCCAGCGCTACCGCCTGGACCGAACAGATGCCCTGGTCTGGTGCGTCACCATGCTCTCTTCTGCTTTGATCAGCACCGAATTGGGGCTCCTGGTTGGGGCAGTTTTCTCCATCCTGTGCGTCATCGGCCGCACCCAGCGCCCTCGCGCTGCCTTGCTGGGGCAGATTGGGAGCACTGTCTTCTATGAAGACGACGGGGAATACAAGAACCTCCTTCCTGTGCCAAGGGTCAAAATATTCCGGTTCGAAGCCCCGCTTTATTATGCAAATAAGGATTTCTTCCTGAAGTGCCTCCACAACAGGACGGGGCTGGATCCTGCGGTGGAAATGGCCAAACGGAATAAAGCCAAGAGGAAAGGGCAACAGAGTCTTGAAAGGGGATTTGGACAGGGAGATACGACTTCACGCTTGGTTAATAAACACAGCGACTTCCAGGCTGTCGTCATAGACTGCTCTTCCATTCCGTTTTTGGACACAGCTGGTGTTAGCGCCTTAAAGGACACACTGAAAGACCATCGGGAACTGCAGATCAGCATCCTTCTAGCTTGCTGCAATCCCTCTGTGATAGCTTCTCTGGAAAGAGGGGGCTACTTGGGAAGCGCAAGCAAAGACAAGCACGAATTGCTGTTTCACAGCGTGCACAGTGCTGTCCAGTTTGCAAGAGAGAGGGAAGTTTTAATGGACGATTCAGTTGTATAG